One Kineococcus radiotolerans SRS30216 = ATCC BAA-149 DNA window includes the following coding sequences:
- a CDS encoding TetR/AcrR family transcriptional regulator, protein MTTTTEPARTTRRRAETRSRLLAAALEVLGEQGLARSSVESVCERAGFTRGAFYSNFATMDDVVAALHETQAGHVIDHVEQRLADAPWTDTADVAAIVAHVLDVLPVDRQWHTVRTEFTAQALRNPDAARAVTAQRAALRRRLAPVLEAALTRAGRRLTVPAEELARAVVTAQEGLVTPALLGDVPAGPGFETRVLTGVLTAFTEAAR, encoded by the coding sequence GTGACCACCACCACCGAGCCGGCGCGCACCACCCGCCGCCGCGCCGAGACCCGCTCGCGCCTGCTCGCCGCGGCGCTGGAGGTGCTCGGCGAGCAGGGCCTGGCCCGCTCCAGCGTCGAGAGCGTCTGCGAGCGCGCCGGGTTCACCCGCGGCGCCTTCTACTCCAACTTCGCCACCATGGACGACGTCGTCGCCGCCCTCCACGAGACCCAGGCCGGGCACGTCATCGACCACGTCGAGCAGCGCCTGGCCGACGCCCCCTGGACCGACACCGCCGACGTCGCCGCGATCGTCGCCCACGTCCTCGACGTCCTGCCCGTGGACCGGCAGTGGCACACCGTCCGCACCGAGTTCACCGCCCAGGCCCTGCGCAACCCCGACGCCGCCCGCGCCGTCACCGCCCAGCGGGCCGCGCTGCGCCGCCGGCTGGCCCCGGTCCTGGAGGCCGCGCTGACCCGCGCCGGGCGCCGCCTCACCGTCCCCGCCGAGGAGCTCGCCCGCGCCGTCGTCACCGCCCAGGAGGGGCTGGTCACCCCCGCCCTGCTCGGCGACGTCCCCGCGGGGCCGGGCTTCGAGACCCGCGTCCTCACCGGCGTCCTCACCGCGTTCACCGAGGCCGCCCGGTGA
- a CDS encoding ATP-binding cassette domain-containing protein — protein sequence MSATTPAGTAAAVTANAVTARGLELRARGRTVFSGVDVEAPVGSTVVVRGAASTGKTSLLLTLAGRMKPTGGRLRVLGEELPARAGAVRREVALAEVRGVNELDDALTVEQHVAERLVLHQPWYRPWVSADQVDEQVERAQRALDVTAGTGVDVPALRPREFVSDLAPLERMALGVVLALIGRPRVLVVDDVDALRSGEDRRRAWEALAALQRTSSRPLTVLASCTDTTDIRWHAGDDRILLDLQGTP from the coding sequence GTGAGCGCCACCACCCCCGCCGGCACCGCCGCCGCGGTCACCGCCAACGCCGTCACCGCCCGGGGCCTGGAGCTGCGCGCCCGCGGGCGCACCGTGTTCAGCGGCGTCGACGTCGAGGCCCCCGTCGGGTCCACCGTCGTCGTCCGCGGCGCGGCGAGCACGGGCAAGACCTCGCTGCTGCTCACCCTGGCCGGGCGGATGAAGCCGACCGGGGGGCGGCTGCGGGTGCTGGGCGAGGAGCTGCCCGCCCGCGCCGGCGCCGTCCGCCGGGAGGTCGCCCTGGCCGAGGTGCGCGGGGTCAACGAGCTGGACGACGCCCTCACCGTCGAGCAGCACGTCGCCGAGCGCCTCGTCCTGCACCAGCCCTGGTACCGGCCCTGGGTGAGCGCGGACCAGGTCGACGAGCAGGTCGAGCGCGCCCAGCGCGCCCTCGACGTCACCGCCGGGACCGGCGTCGACGTCCCCGCGCTGCGCCCGCGGGAGTTCGTCAGCGACCTCGCCCCGCTGGAGCGGATGGCGCTGGGCGTCGTCCTGGCCCTCATCGGCCGTCCCCGCGTCCTCGTCGTCGACGACGTCGACGCCCTGCGCAGCGGCGAGGACCGGCGCCGGGCCTGGGAGGCGCTGGCCGCGCTGCAGCGCACCTCCTCCCGGCCCCTGACCGTCCTGGCCAGCTGCACGGACACCACCGACATCCGCTGGCACGCCGGCGACGACCGCATCCTCCTCGACCTCCAGGGAACCCCGTGA
- a CDS encoding YhgE/Pip domain-containing protein, giving the protein MNLPRATLPGLELARFRRAAITRLALLAVVVVPLVYGGLYLSSNSDPLSRLSNLRAAVVNADAPASVDGVDGQPRTIHAGSDLVEELTGPDAAAGFSWEAASEAEAARGLREGDYAAVLRIPAGFSRALASTGGDAPERAQLDVTTDDAENYIVGQVANTVATTIRTDVAAGATADYLENVYVAFGTVHDSLGRAADGAGQLADGARAADDGADTLVVGLGDLDDGAARLVEGTGALRSGADELAAGTAELATGAGSAATGAGSLATGLDRLRTATADLPEQTARLSTGAGAVAEGAGRVAQGADAVAAAADRLAPALEDAGRLVPVVDQLLAQARALAAANPDDETLATAVTTLEETRRSLTDGSLDQVGQAVTTQVDALATGARDLSQGADAVAGGARQLAASAPALQQGVAAAADGADALAAGTRTLATGSRSAADGAASLASGAAQVDDGATALVDGTAQARSGAQQLADGTAQLADGAGTLRTQLREGQDDVPVYTGDAASRRADVVASPVTAERVREHAVATYGDGLAPLFVPVSLWVGGMVTYMVLRAVSPRALASTASSYRAAVAGWVPGALLGVAQAVVLLGVLLLGVGIASPNPLATIAFAALVAVVFTAVHQCLNALLGGAGRLVALVLLVLQLTSAGGTYPVGTSPAFFEAIHPYLPMTYAADGLRHLVAGAAAGPVWADAGVLAGFGVLALAVTVLACHRRRTWTVSELHPSLSL; this is encoded by the coding sequence GTGAACCTCCCCCGCGCCACCCTGCCCGGCCTCGAGCTGGCCCGGTTCCGGCGGGCGGCGATCACCCGGCTCGCGCTGCTGGCCGTCGTCGTCGTCCCGCTGGTCTACGGCGGGCTGTACCTGTCGTCGAACTCCGACCCGCTGTCGCGGTTGTCGAACCTGCGCGCCGCCGTGGTGAACGCCGACGCCCCGGCGAGCGTGGACGGCGTGGACGGGCAGCCGCGCACGATCCACGCGGGGTCCGACCTCGTGGAGGAGCTCACCGGTCCCGACGCCGCCGCGGGCTTCAGCTGGGAGGCCGCCTCCGAGGCCGAGGCGGCCCGGGGGCTGCGCGAGGGGGACTACGCCGCCGTCCTGCGCATCCCGGCCGGTTTCTCGCGGGCGCTGGCCTCCACCGGCGGCGACGCCCCCGAGCGCGCCCAGCTCGACGTCACCACCGACGACGCCGAGAACTACATCGTCGGGCAGGTCGCCAACACCGTCGCCACCACGATCCGCACCGACGTCGCGGCCGGGGCGACGGCGGACTACCTGGAGAACGTCTACGTCGCCTTCGGCACGGTCCACGACTCCCTGGGCCGGGCCGCCGACGGCGCCGGTCAGCTCGCCGACGGCGCCCGGGCGGCCGACGACGGGGCGGACACCCTCGTCGTCGGCCTGGGCGACCTCGACGACGGCGCGGCCCGGCTCGTCGAGGGCACCGGGGCGCTGCGCTCGGGCGCGGACGAGCTCGCCGCCGGCACCGCCGAGCTCGCCACCGGCGCCGGCAGCGCCGCCACCGGCGCCGGGTCGCTGGCCACCGGCCTGGACCGGCTGCGGACCGCCACCGCGGACCTGCCGGAGCAGACCGCCCGGCTGTCCACCGGCGCCGGGGCCGTCGCCGAGGGTGCGGGCCGGGTCGCGCAGGGCGCCGACGCCGTGGCCGCCGCCGCCGACCGCCTCGCCCCCGCCCTGGAGGACGCTGGCCGGCTCGTCCCCGTCGTCGACCAGCTGCTGGCCCAGGCCCGCGCGCTGGCCGCCGCGAACCCCGACGACGAGACCCTCGCCACCGCCGTCACCACCCTGGAGGAGACCCGGCGCAGCCTCACCGACGGGTCCCTGGACCAGGTCGGGCAGGCCGTCACCACCCAGGTCGACGCCCTGGCCACCGGCGCTCGCGACCTGTCGCAGGGCGCGGACGCCGTCGCCGGCGGCGCCCGGCAGCTCGCCGCCTCCGCCCCGGCCCTGCAGCAGGGCGTGGCCGCGGCCGCCGACGGCGCCGACGCCCTGGCCGCGGGCACGCGGACCCTCGCCACCGGCTCGCGCTCCGCCGCCGACGGGGCCGCCTCGCTCGCCTCCGGCGCCGCGCAGGTCGACGACGGCGCCACGGCCCTGGTGGACGGCACCGCGCAGGCCCGTTCCGGCGCCCAGCAGCTCGCCGACGGCACCGCGCAGCTGGCCGACGGCGCCGGGACCCTGCGGACGCAGCTGCGCGAGGGCCAGGACGACGTCCCCGTCTACACCGGCGACGCCGCGAGCCGGCGCGCCGACGTCGTCGCCTCCCCCGTCACCGCCGAGCGCGTCCGGGAGCACGCCGTCGCCACGTACGGCGACGGCCTCGCGCCGCTGTTCGTGCCGGTCTCGCTGTGGGTCGGGGGGATGGTGACGTACATGGTGCTGCGGGCGGTGTCCCCGCGGGCGCTGGCCTCCACGGCCTCCTCGTACCGCGCCGCCGTCGCGGGCTGGGTGCCGGGCGCGCTGCTCGGCGTGGCCCAGGCCGTCGTGCTGCTGGGCGTCCTGCTGCTGGGCGTCGGCATCGCCTCGCCGAACCCGCTCGCCACGATCGCCTTCGCGGCGCTGGTCGCGGTGGTGTTCACCGCCGTCCACCAGTGCCTCAACGCCCTGCTCGGCGGGGCGGGACGGCTCGTGGCGCTGGTCCTGCTCGTCCTGCAGCTCACCTCCGCCGGGGGCACCTACCCCGTCGGCACCTCACCGGCGTTCTTCGAGGCCATCCACCCGTACCTGCCGATGACCTACGCCGCCGACGGGCTGCGCCACCTCGTCGCCGGGGCCGCGGCCGGGCCGGTGTGGGCCGACGCGGGCGTGCTCGCCGGGTTCGGCGTCCTGGCGCTGGCGGTGACGGTCCTGGCCTGCCACCGCCGCCGCACCTGGACGGTCTCGGAGCTGCACCCCAGCCTGTCGCTGTGA
- a CDS encoding CAP domain-containing protein, whose amino-acid sequence MTTLPRRPLRTLSLTAAAAAAATVVLAAPASAAEIVPPPLDPHALQVLQVLDETNAARAAAGCGPLLLTPALTAAADRHTDEMAATGLMSHTGADGSSPRTRLAAQGVLPRRTAENIALGYAAADVVDAWLASPGHRANILDCSLGFVGISERPGAAGQFWTQVLASA is encoded by the coding sequence ATGACGACGCTCCCCCGGCGCCCCCTCCGCACCCTCTCCCTCACCGCGGCCGCCGCCGCCGCCGCCACCGTGGTCCTGGCCGCCCCGGCCTCGGCCGCGGAGATCGTGCCGCCCCCGCTCGACCCCCACGCCCTGCAGGTCCTCCAGGTCCTCGACGAGACCAACGCCGCCCGCGCCGCCGCCGGCTGCGGCCCGCTGCTGCTGACCCCCGCCCTGACCGCCGCCGCCGACCGGCACACCGACGAGATGGCCGCCACCGGGCTCATGAGCCACACCGGGGCCGACGGCAGCTCCCCGCGCACCCGCCTGGCCGCCCAGGGCGTCCTGCCCCGGCGCACGGCGGAGAACATCGCCCTCGGCTACGCCGCCGCCGACGTCGTCGACGCCTGGCTGGCCAGCCCCGGCCACCGCGCCAACATCCTCGACTGCAGCCTCGGGTTCGTCGGCATCTCCGAGCGCCCCGGCGCCGCCGGGCAGTTCTGGACCCAGGTCCTCGCCAGCGCCTGA
- a CDS encoding diguanylate cyclase domain-containing protein, which translates to MGERLVLAAGEPTWLAGPWRRRCVLLVVFVLATLVGRSAQADGAHLAIFWPASAVGLLWLAGSPGRAARLLDALLLVAATVVLRLLTGMPVGEATALALSAAVQALAGAWTHRFLQPEGFRLATVAHLRSLALSSVAGAVVSAPLAGAAFVLADVDAGLALLQWTLRTSVSTFVLLAVVLRTGERRPDAPGRSAPLLERVAQAVAFAAVYLLVFWVYAGHAITFLVLLVAVWVALRRTTTLATAHVGVVAAVVVLATWSGGGPWHDLSPDLQAVCAEAFIGTLGFITLVLALYRDEGVDQAARAAAAHAEAARQADLLGAVFGSISDAVCVFDARGDSLLRNPAAERLLGGHGPTARSDWRTRLDFRRPDGSPFADGELPVVRALAGEDVEQEDLLLLSPSHPGGVLLSVSAHPLPRADGAVWSGGAVAAFHDVSEVRAAAEEVARAHDLLSSVLTAATEHAIIAVDTAGTVNVFNEGAERMLGWSAAEVLGLDGALLHDPAQLRETAAALDVDVRDVFRRAAELGPSTSRMTYVRKDGSTLPVSLTTSPMHDGEGRLVGLIGMATDVSELENSEALLRVAVDTAPVGIALVAVAGPDAGRLLRVNRALARFTARAEEELLAGGFADLVADGERPEVGELFADVLAGAVAEQTVEVRLAAADGRVLDAEVSAALVQLQGADPLLLCLVEDVTERRAVQAELHHRALHDALTGLANRTLFLDRLEHAVAASSRGPEGVGVLYVDLDGFKAVNDTAGHQAGDELLVQVARLLSGCVRPGDTVARLGGDEFAVVCAGASAEADLVVIGQRILDALAAPLRVRGHDAVVGASIGARWCPGDPATPVRVEQVVRDADEAMYEAKRAGKGRVVVHRGDGGTVVSAGASQVNTGY; encoded by the coding sequence GTGGGCGAGCGCCTGGTCCTCGCGGCCGGGGAACCGACGTGGCTGGCCGGCCCCTGGCGCCGCCGGTGCGTCCTCCTCGTCGTCTTCGTCCTCGCCACCCTCGTGGGGCGCAGCGCCCAGGCCGACGGCGCCCACCTCGCGATCTTCTGGCCCGCCTCGGCCGTGGGGCTGCTGTGGCTGGCCGGGTCCCCCGGGCGCGCGGCCCGCCTGCTCGACGCGCTGCTGCTCGTCGCCGCCACCGTGGTGCTGCGGCTGCTCACCGGGATGCCGGTGGGGGAGGCCACCGCGCTGGCGCTGTCGGCGGCCGTGCAGGCCCTCGCCGGGGCCTGGACCCACCGCTTCCTGCAGCCGGAGGGCTTCCGGCTGGCCACCGTCGCCCACCTGCGCAGCCTGGCCCTGTCCTCGGTCGCGGGGGCCGTCGTCTCCGCGCCGCTCGCCGGGGCCGCCTTCGTCCTCGCCGACGTCGACGCGGGGCTGGCGCTGCTGCAGTGGACGCTGCGCACCAGCGTCTCGACGTTCGTGCTGCTGGCCGTCGTGCTGCGCACCGGCGAGCGGCGGCCCGACGCGCCGGGGCGGTCCGCGCCCCTCCTGGAGCGGGTGGCCCAGGCGGTGGCCTTCGCCGCCGTCTACCTGCTGGTCTTCTGGGTCTACGCCGGGCACGCCATCACCTTCCTCGTCCTGCTCGTCGCCGTGTGGGTCGCGCTGCGGCGCACCACGACGCTGGCCACCGCTCACGTCGGGGTGGTGGCCGCGGTCGTCGTCCTCGCCACCTGGTCCGGCGGCGGGCCGTGGCACGACCTGTCGCCGGACCTGCAGGCCGTGTGCGCGGAGGCCTTCATCGGGACCCTGGGCTTCATCACCCTCGTCCTCGCGCTCTACCGCGACGAGGGCGTCGACCAGGCCGCCCGCGCCGCCGCCGCGCACGCCGAGGCGGCCCGTCAGGCGGACCTGCTCGGGGCGGTCTTCGGCTCGATCTCCGACGCGGTGTGCGTCTTCGACGCCCGCGGCGACTCCCTGCTGCGCAACCCCGCCGCCGAGCGGCTGCTGGGCGGGCACGGCCCCACCGCCCGGTCCGACTGGCGCACCCGGCTGGACTTCCGCCGCCCCGACGGCAGCCCCTTCGCCGACGGGGAGCTGCCCGTGGTGCGGGCGCTGGCGGGGGAGGACGTCGAGCAGGAGGACCTCCTGCTCCTCTCGCCCAGCCACCCCGGCGGGGTCCTGCTCAGCGTCAGCGCCCACCCGCTGCCCCGCGCGGACGGGGCCGTGTGGAGCGGAGGGGCCGTCGCCGCCTTCCACGACGTCTCCGAGGTGCGCGCCGCCGCCGAGGAGGTCGCCCGCGCCCACGACCTGCTCTCCAGCGTGCTGACCGCCGCGACGGAGCACGCGATCATCGCCGTGGACACCGCCGGCACCGTCAACGTCTTCAACGAGGGCGCCGAGCGGATGCTGGGCTGGAGCGCGGCGGAGGTGCTGGGCCTCGACGGCGCGCTGCTCCACGACCCCGCCCAGCTGCGCGAGACCGCCGCCGCGCTCGACGTCGACGTGCGCGACGTCTTCCGCCGGGCCGCCGAGCTCGGGCCCTCCACGAGCCGGATGACGTACGTGCGCAAGGACGGCAGCACCCTGCCCGTCAGCCTGACCACCTCGCCGATGCACGACGGGGAGGGCCGGCTGGTCGGCCTCATCGGCATGGCCACCGACGTCTCCGAGCTGGAGAACTCCGAGGCGCTGCTGCGGGTGGCCGTGGACACCGCCCCGGTGGGGATCGCGCTGGTCGCGGTGGCCGGCCCGGACGCGGGCCGGTTGCTGCGGGTGAACCGGGCGCTGGCCCGCTTCACCGCCCGCGCGGAGGAGGAGCTGCTGGCGGGCGGTTTCGCCGACCTCGTCGCGGACGGGGAGCGGCCCGAGGTGGGCGAGCTGTTCGCCGACGTCCTCGCGGGGGCGGTGGCGGAGCAGACCGTCGAGGTCCGCCTGGCCGCGGCCGACGGGCGCGTGCTGGACGCGGAGGTCTCCGCGGCGCTGGTGCAGCTGCAGGGCGCGGACCCGCTGCTGCTGTGCCTGGTCGAGGACGTCACCGAGCGCCGGGCCGTGCAGGCGGAGCTGCACCACCGCGCGCTGCACGACGCGCTGACGGGGCTGGCGAACCGGACCCTGTTCCTGGACCGGCTGGAGCACGCGGTCGCGGCCTCCTCGCGGGGGCCGGAGGGGGTGGGGGTCCTGTACGTGGACCTCGACGGCTTCAAGGCGGTCAACGACACCGCCGGCCACCAGGCCGGCGACGAGCTGCTCGTGCAGGTCGCGCGGCTGCTGTCCGGCTGCGTGCGCCCGGGCGACACCGTCGCGCGGCTGGGCGGGGACGAGTTCGCCGTGGTGTGCGCGGGGGCGTCGGCGGAGGCGGACCTGGTGGTGATCGGGCAGCGGATCCTGGACGCGCTCGCGGCGCCGCTGCGGGTGCGGGGTCACGACGCGGTCGTGGGCGCGAGCATCGGGGCCCGTTGGTGCCCGGGGGACCCGGCGACCCCGGTGCGCGTCGAGCAGGTCGTGCGCGACGCCGACGAGGCGATGTACGAGGCCAAGCGCGCGGGCAAGGGGCGGGTGGTGGTGCACCGGGGCGACGGGGGAACCGTCGTCAGCGCCGGTGCGTCCCAGGTGAACACGGGATATTGA
- a CDS encoding sugar phosphate isomerase/epimerase family protein translates to MATTPRPVTLFTGQWADLPFEEVCRLASEWGYDGLEIATWGDHLDATRGARDDDYIAEKKATLEKHGLQVWTISAHLTGQAVCDLIDARHQDIVSEQVWGDGDPEGVRQRAAEYVKDAARTAARLGVKTVTGFTGSSIWHTVAMFPPTPDSMVEAGYQDFADRWNPILDVFDEVGVRFAHEVHPSEIAYDYWTTKRAMEAIGHREAFGLNFDPSHFVWQDLDPIGFLRDFADRIYHVHCKDSRKQLDGRAGRLGSHLPWADSRRGWDFTSVGHGDVPWELIFRELNNIGYTGPTSVEWEDAGVDRLRGAPDALRFIRGLGELFQPPAAAFDAAFSSRG, encoded by the coding sequence ATGGCCACGACTCCCCGCCCGGTGACGCTCTTCACCGGCCAGTGGGCCGACCTGCCCTTCGAGGAGGTCTGCCGCCTCGCCTCCGAGTGGGGCTACGACGGCCTCGAGATCGCCACCTGGGGCGACCACCTCGACGCCACCCGCGGCGCGCGCGACGACGACTACATCGCCGAGAAGAAGGCGACGCTGGAGAAGCACGGCCTGCAGGTGTGGACGATCTCCGCGCACCTGACCGGTCAGGCCGTCTGCGACCTCATCGACGCCCGCCACCAGGACATCGTGTCCGAGCAGGTGTGGGGCGACGGCGACCCCGAGGGCGTCCGGCAGCGCGCCGCCGAGTACGTGAAGGACGCCGCCCGCACCGCCGCGCGCCTGGGCGTGAAGACCGTCACCGGCTTCACCGGCTCCTCGATCTGGCACACCGTCGCGATGTTCCCCCCCACCCCCGACTCCATGGTCGAGGCCGGGTACCAGGACTTCGCCGACCGGTGGAACCCGATCCTCGACGTCTTCGACGAGGTCGGGGTGAGGTTCGCCCACGAGGTCCACCCCTCCGAGATCGCCTACGACTACTGGACGACGAAGCGCGCCATGGAGGCCATCGGCCACCGCGAGGCGTTCGGGCTGAACTTCGACCCGTCGCACTTCGTCTGGCAGGACCTCGACCCGATCGGCTTCCTGCGCGACTTCGCCGACCGGATCTACCACGTGCACTGCAAGGACTCCCGCAAGCAGCTCGACGGCCGCGCCGGCCGCCTCGGCTCGCACCTGCCGTGGGCGGACTCCCGCCGCGGCTGGGACTTCACCTCCGTCGGGCACGGCGACGTGCCGTGGGAGCTGATCTTCCGCGAGCTGAACAACATCGGCTACACCGGCCCGACCAGCGTGGAGTGGGAGGACGCCGGCGTGGACCGCCTGCGCGGGGCCCCCGACGCGCTGCGGTTCATCCGCGGCCTCGGTGAGCTGTTCCAGCCCCCGGCCGCGGCCTTCGACGCGGCCTTCAGCTCCAGGGGCTGA
- a CDS encoding Gfo/Idh/MocA family protein, translating into MSAAPNELPELGVAVIGHSFMGAVHSHAWRSVDHVGTPRFRTRRLVLAGRDLGRAQAAATQFGWDEGVADWREVIARDDVHVVDVLTPGDSHAEIAIAALEAGKHVICEKPLAKTVEEAQRMTAAAQAAAAKGVRSMVAFNYRQVPAIGLARQLVEAGRLGEVRQVRAVYLQDWIVDPEFPLTWRLQKDRSGAGALGDIGSHIIDAAQFITGQRLLGVSGTVETFVKTRPLEAARTGSNTGLGAEASTERGEVTVDDAAVFFGRGDGGALMTFEASRMALGRKNGMRIEVNGSKGSIAFDFESMNELHFFDGTLPDAENGFRRILATEPEHPGVSNWWPAGHGLGYDHPFVHELQEFLGAIADERDPSPSFADGLQVQQVLDAVQRSAENDSAYTTI; encoded by the coding sequence ATGTCCGCTGCACCGAACGAACTGCCTGAGCTCGGGGTCGCCGTCATCGGCCACTCCTTCATGGGCGCGGTCCACTCCCACGCCTGGCGCAGCGTCGACCACGTCGGCACCCCGCGCTTCCGCACCAGGCGCCTGGTGCTGGCCGGGCGCGACCTGGGCCGCGCGCAGGCCGCCGCCACCCAGTTCGGCTGGGACGAGGGCGTCGCGGACTGGCGCGAGGTGATCGCCCGCGACGACGTCCACGTCGTGGACGTCCTCACCCCCGGCGACTCCCACGCCGAGATCGCCATCGCCGCCCTCGAGGCCGGCAAGCACGTCATCTGCGAGAAGCCGCTGGCCAAGACGGTCGAGGAGGCGCAGCGGATGACCGCCGCCGCGCAGGCCGCCGCCGCGAAGGGCGTCCGCTCCATGGTGGCCTTCAACTACCGCCAGGTCCCCGCGATCGGCCTGGCCCGCCAGCTCGTCGAGGCCGGGCGCCTGGGCGAGGTCCGCCAGGTCCGCGCGGTGTACCTGCAGGACTGGATCGTCGACCCCGAGTTCCCGCTGACCTGGCGGCTGCAGAAGGACCGCTCCGGCGCCGGCGCGCTGGGCGACATCGGCTCCCACATCATCGACGCCGCGCAGTTCATCACCGGCCAGCGCCTGCTGGGGGTGTCCGGCACCGTCGAGACCTTCGTCAAGACCCGCCCGCTGGAGGCCGCCCGCACCGGCTCCAACACAGGCCTGGGTGCGGAGGCCTCCACCGAGCGCGGCGAGGTCACCGTCGACGACGCGGCGGTGTTCTTCGGCCGCGGCGACGGCGGCGCGCTGATGACCTTCGAGGCGAGCCGGATGGCGCTGGGCCGCAAGAACGGGATGCGCATCGAGGTCAACGGGTCCAAGGGGTCGATCGCGTTCGACTTCGAGTCCATGAACGAGCTGCACTTCTTCGACGGCACCCTGCCCGACGCGGAGAACGGTTTCCGCCGCATCCTCGCCACCGAGCCCGAGCACCCCGGGGTGTCGAACTGGTGGCCGGCCGGGCACGGGCTGGGCTACGACCACCCCTTCGTCCACGAGCTGCAGGAGTTCCTGGGCGCGATCGCCGACGAGCGCGACCCCAGCCCGAGCTTCGCCGACGGCCTGCAGGTCCAGCAGGTGCTGGACGCCGTGCAGCGCAGCGCCGAGAACGACTCCGCCTACACCACGATCTGA
- a CDS encoding Gfo/Idh/MocA family protein, with protein sequence MTAGTSGPLRVVLVGAGGMGKAWLATILADPAVELAGVVDLDLAAAEAALVAAGVPHVATGRDAVEVAVRTGAQAIVNVTVPQAHHPVTTAALFAGFPVLGEKPVASTVAQGLSLAAASEVTGQPFLVSQSRRYNVHVEQFRAQAAVLGDLGSLSTEFFKAPRFGGFREEMAQPLLVDMAIHQFDLARYLLDAEPVSVYCESWNPSWSWYGGDASASAVFEMSSGARYSFVGSWCAPGAETSWNGAWRLSGADGSAVWNGDDAPVLDAGGVPADAVDPGEGIAGSLAAFTAFLQEGRPFSGEVHDNVLSLAMVEAAVESAATGARVLVDDVLQRAHEQALAEEQRDDVAAALKGWPSVREALTR encoded by the coding sequence GTGACCGCGGGCACGAGCGGGCCGCTGCGCGTCGTCCTCGTCGGCGCCGGGGGCATGGGCAAGGCGTGGCTGGCGACGATCCTCGCCGACCCGGCCGTCGAGCTGGCCGGGGTCGTCGACCTCGACCTCGCCGCGGCCGAGGCGGCGCTGGTCGCGGCCGGGGTGCCGCACGTCGCGACCGGCCGCGACGCCGTCGAGGTCGCGGTGCGGACGGGCGCGCAGGCGATCGTCAACGTCACCGTCCCCCAGGCCCACCACCCGGTGACGACCGCCGCGCTGTTCGCCGGGTTCCCCGTGCTGGGGGAGAAGCCGGTGGCCTCCACCGTCGCCCAGGGGCTGTCGCTGGCGGCGGCCTCGGAGGTGACCGGGCAGCCGTTCCTCGTCTCCCAGTCGCGCCGCTACAACGTCCACGTCGAGCAGTTCCGCGCCCAGGCCGCGGTGCTGGGGGACCTGGGGTCGCTGTCCACGGAGTTCTTCAAGGCCCCGCGCTTCGGCGGGTTCCGCGAGGAGATGGCCCAGCCGCTGCTGGTGGACATGGCGATCCACCAGTTCGACCTCGCGCGCTACCTGCTCGACGCCGAACCGGTGTCGGTCTACTGCGAGTCCTGGAACCCGTCGTGGTCCTGGTACGGCGGCGACGCCTCCGCGTCGGCGGTCTTCGAGATGTCCTCGGGGGCCCGGTACTCCTTCGTCGGGAGCTGGTGCGCGCCGGGCGCGGAGACGTCGTGGAACGGCGCCTGGCGGCTGTCCGGGGCGGACGGCTCCGCGGTGTGGAACGGCGACGACGCCCCCGTGCTCGACGCCGGGGGCGTCCCCGCCGACGCCGTCGACCCCGGCGAGGGGATCGCGGGTTCCCTCGCGGCGTTCACCGCCTTCCTGCAGGAGGGGCGCCCGTTCTCCGGGGAGGTCCACGACAACGTCCTCAGCCTGGCCATGGTCGAGGCCGCCGTGGAGTCGGCCGCGACCGGGGCCCGGGTCCTGGTCGACGACGTGCTCCAGCGCGCCCACGAGCAGGCGCTGGCCGAGGAGCAACGCGACGACGTCGCGGCCGCGCTGAAGGGCTGGCCCTCGGTGCGCGAGGCCCTGACCCGCTGA